From one Rosa rugosa chromosome 4, drRosRugo1.1, whole genome shotgun sequence genomic stretch:
- the LOC133744412 gene encoding protein FAR1-RELATED SEQUENCE 5-like: MEETIGDEEELKVGMQVHSDDKAYNLYNTYAVRKGFSVRKGHIRRDASNEIHQREFLCSKEGFTRDEDVFQPNKHRKLETRVGCKAMISFTVKGGIWTVSQINSDHNHELAKPDERQFLRSGRKLTGACGNIFTSMYDAGIGPKKSFFYIANEVGGPENVGCTKKDVYNYLQRKKNEMLEAGDAQSLLNHFKRKQGEDPNFFYSMQLDQYSRMTNFFWRDSRAKLDYDCFGDVICFDTTFRTNKYNLICAPIVGVNHHWRNVLFGCVFLLDETTESFVWLFESFLESMGNKAPKTVFTDEDKAMANAIEIVFPNACHRLCTWHIAKNASKRIASYLGNPEFKKQFNHCLHGCSTEVEF; this comes from the coding sequence ATGGAGGAAACTATTGGAGACGAAGAAGAACTCAAAGTGGGAATGCAAGTACACTCTGATGATAAGGCTTACAATTTATATAACACCTATGCTGTGAGGAAGGGTTTCAGTGTTCGTAAAGGACATATTCGAAGAGATGCATCAAATGAAATCCATCAACGAGAATTTTTATGTTCAAAGGAGGGGTTTACAAGAGACGAGGATGTATttcaaccaaacaaacacaggAAGTTAGAAACAAGAGTGGGTTGTAAGGCTATGATATCATTTACAGTGAAAGGTGGAATATGGACAGTATCGCAGATCAATTCAGATCATAACCATGAGCTTGCAAAGCCCGACGAAAGGCAGTTTTTGAGATCAGGGCGAAAACTAACAGGTGCTTGTGGAAATATTTTTACTTCTATGTATGATGCGGGCATAGGACCAAAGAAATCATTTTTCTACATAGCAAATGAAGTGGGTGGTCCGGAAAATGTTGGGTGCACTAAGAAGGACGTCTATAACTACTTgcaaaggaaaaagaatgaaatgTTGGAAGCAGGTGATGCACAGAGTTTGCTGAATCACTTTAAGCGCAAACAAGGTGAGGATCCTAACTTTTTCTACTCAATGCAATTGGACCAATATAGCCGAATGACGAATTTCTTTTGGAGGGATAGCAGAGCAAAGCTTGATTATGATTGTTTTGGGGATGTTATATGCTTTGACACAACATTTCGTACGAACAAGTATAATTTGATTTGTGCACCTATAGTTGGAGTTAATCATCATTGGAGAAATGTTTTGTTTGGATGTGTTTTTTTATTAGATGAGACTACGGAGTCATTTGTTTGGTTGTTTGAGTCATTTTTGGAGTCAATGGGAAACAAAGCACCAAAAACTGTTTTCACAGATGAAGATAAAGCAATGGCAAATGCAATTGAAATAGTGTTTCCAAATGCATGTCATCGATTGTGCACTTGGCATATTGCCAAGAATGCAAGCAAGAGAATTGCTAGTTATCTTGGAAATCCTGAGTTCAAGAAACAATTCAACCATTGTTTACATGGATGTAGTACTGAAGTTGAATTTTGA
- the LOC133744413 gene encoding protein FAR1-RELATED SEQUENCE 5-like gives MELIKFVHHYEKKIEENRLAELEDDYRCKNGAPRPKVWSKMLRSAAKVYTNKMFQLFETEFYGCMGVRLKEVSSRDGVYIYQAIEDGRQSVHKIEYNSTSLNINCSCKSFESLGILCRHALTVFDMNNITTLPTQYILKRWTKEAKKGIVVSNNTCGGTSENSKSARGLRLSELMHEGNSVYDIASLTGSGTEIVKDLLKEAMKRLEKDKDTIYVLENLKKLGDQSDSGIPSNEILVLNPPSAKTKGMKNARIKDVREINQRKKRTKEQESQENNDPKAPNHVSTSNHQFGILNTSFYNQVP, from the exons ATGGAGCTCATTAAATTTGTTCATCACTATGAGAAAAAGATTGAAGAGAATCGTTTAGCAGAGTTGGAAGATGACTACCGTTGCAAAAATGGTGCACCACGTCCAAAAGTATGGAGTAAAATGTTAAGGAGTGCAGCCAAGGTTTATACTAACAAAATGTTTCAGCTTTTTGAAACAGAATTCTATGGCTGTATGGGAGTTAGACTAAAAGAAGTTTCCAGCCGGGATGGAGTTTATATATATCAAGCCATTGAAGATGGTCGTCAAAGTGTGCACAAGATTGAATATAATTCTACATCCTTGAACATTAATTGTTCTTGTAAGTCATTTGAGTCGCTTGGAATCTTGTGTCGTCATGCTTTGACGGTGTTTGATATGAATAATATCACTACTTTACCCACTCAGTATATCTTGAAGAGGTGGACTAAAGAAGCAAAGAAAGGGATTGTGGTTAGCAATAATACATGTGGAGGAACAAGTGAGAATTCAAAGTCTGCTAGAGGGTTGCGCCTTAGCGAATTGATGCATGAAGGAAATAGTGTGTATGACATAGCCTCACTGACCGGTTCAGGTACTGAAATTGTCAAGGATCTGTTAAAAGAGGCAATGAAGCGCCTTGAAAAAGATAAGGACACTATCTACgtgttggaaaatttgaagaaacTTGGTGACCAATCTGACTCTGGCATTCCTAGTAATGAGATACTAGTTTTGAATCCACCAAGTGCAAAGACTAAAGGAATGAAAAATGCTAGAATCAAAGACGTGAGGGAGATAAACCAACGGAAGAAGAGAACaaaag AACAAGAAAGCCAAGAAAACAATGATCCAAAAGCTCCAAATCATGTGTCTACATCTAATCATCAGTTTGGTATACTTAACACCTCATTTTATAATCAG GTGCCGTAG